In a single window of the Flavobacterium ammoniigenes genome:
- a CDS encoding peptide chain release factor 3 has translation MSFLEEIQRRRTFGIISHPDAGKTTLTEKLLLFGGAIQEAGAVKNNKIKKGATSDFMEIERQRGISVSTSVLAFNYKEKKINILDTPGHKDFAEDTFRTLTAVDSVIVVIDVAKGVEEQTEKLVSVCRMRNIPIIVFINKLDREGKDAFDLMDEVEQKLGLTVTPLSFPIGMGYDFQGIYNLWEQNINLFSGDSRKNIEETIAFSDVQSPELEKIIGQKPADKLREELELIDEVYPKFDRQDYLDGKLQPVFFGSALNNFGVRELLDCFVAIAPSPRAKDSETRLVDPKEEKMSGFVFKIHANMDPKHRDRLAFIKIVSGTFERNKPYYHVRQKKNLKFSSPNAFFAEKKEIVDISYPGDIVGLHDTGNFKIGDTLTEGEVMSFKGIPSFSPEHFRYINNADPLKAKQLDKGVDQLMDEGVAQLFTLEMNNRKIIGTVGALQYEVIQYRLQHEYGAKCTYENFPVHKACWVKPDDAKSEEFKEFKRIKQKFLAHDKYGQLVFLADSDFTIQMTQSKYPNVKLFFTSEFE, from the coding sequence ATGAGTTTTTTAGAAGAAATACAACGTAGAAGAACCTTTGGAATTATTTCGCATCCCGATGCAGGAAAGACAACATTAACTGAAAAATTACTTCTTTTTGGAGGGGCGATTCAGGAAGCGGGTGCTGTGAAAAATAATAAAATCAAGAAAGGCGCCACGTCTGACTTTATGGAAATTGAGCGTCAAAGAGGGATTTCGGTTTCGACTTCGGTTTTGGCATTCAATTACAAAGAGAAAAAAATCAACATTTTGGATACGCCTGGGCATAAGGATTTTGCCGAGGATACGTTTCGAACGTTGACTGCCGTGGATAGCGTAATTGTAGTGATTGACGTTGCTAAAGGGGTCGAAGAACAAACGGAGAAATTAGTTTCGGTTTGTAGAATGCGAAACATTCCGATTATTGTTTTTATCAATAAATTAGACCGAGAAGGAAAAGACGCTTTTGACTTGATGGACGAAGTGGAGCAAAAATTGGGCTTGACCGTTACGCCTTTGAGTTTTCCTATCGGAATGGGGTATGACTTCCAAGGAATTTATAATTTATGGGAACAAAACATTAATTTATTTAGCGGAGATAGCCGTAAAAATATAGAAGAAACCATCGCTTTTTCAGACGTTCAAAGCCCTGAATTAGAAAAAATAATTGGTCAAAAACCAGCAGATAAATTGCGTGAAGAATTGGAATTGATTGACGAAGTCTATCCGAAATTTGATCGTCAAGATTATTTAGACGGAAAATTACAACCCGTATTTTTTGGTTCGGCTTTGAATAATTTTGGAGTTCGAGAATTGTTGGATTGCTTTGTTGCCATTGCACCTTCGCCTCGCGCTAAAGATTCAGAGACGCGTTTAGTGGATCCAAAAGAAGAGAAAATGTCTGGTTTTGTATTTAAGATTCACGCGAATATGGATCCTAAACACCGCGACCGTTTGGCTTTCATCAAAATTGTGTCGGGAACTTTTGAACGTAACAAACCGTATTATCATGTGCGTCAAAAAAAGAATTTAAAATTCTCGAGTCCGAATGCCTTTTTTGCTGAGAAAAAAGAAATTGTAGACATCTCCTACCCTGGAGATATTGTAGGATTGCACGATACGGGTAACTTCAAAATTGGCGATACCTTGACCGAAGGCGAAGTGATGAGCTTTAAAGGAATTCCAAGTTTCTCTCCAGAACATTTCCGTTACATCAATAATGCCGATCCATTAAAAGCCAAACAACTAGACAAAGGTGTTGACCAGTTAATGGACGAAGGTGTAGCACAGTTGTTTACTTTAGAAATGAATAACCGTAAAATTATCGGAACGGTTGGAGCCTTACAATACGAAGTAATTCAATACCGTTTGCAACACGAATACGGCGCTAAATGTACCTATGAAAACTTCCCGGTACACAAAGCGTGTTGGGTAAAACCAGACGATGCTAAAAGCGAGGAATTCAAAGAATTCAAACGTATCAAGCAAAAGTTTTTGGCACACGATAAATACGGCCAATTGGTATTTTTAGCTGATTCCGATTTTACGATTCAGATGACACAGAGTAAGTATCCAAATGTGAAGTTATTTTTTACTTCGGAATTTGAATAA
- a CDS encoding histidine decarboxylase codes for MELHSAFLTDTDKQRIVTLEQLIDISNENSIGYPVSKDFDFSEIMPFLKYPINNVGDPFENSINKVKTHELEREVVGFFAKLFRADPNDYWGYVTNGGSESNLYGLYLARELYPKGMVYYSESTHYSIRKNIHLLNIPSIVIRSQENGEIDYADLENTLRINRDKPAIVLANYGTTMKEAKDDVSRIKSILKSLAIQDTYIHCDAALAGSYGAFVEPRVPFDFKDGADSVAISGHKFIGSPIPSGVIITKKSNRDRIAKGVSYIGSFDTTITGSRNGHSPLFLWYALKRMGVEGLRQRFQNSLEVAAYCEKRLNEIGIPAWRNPSAITIVFPKVHDSIISKWQLATQETISHIICMPNVTKEQIDNLILDIQNCEEVVENEYEFSF; via the coding sequence ATGGAATTACATTCAGCCTTTCTTACCGATACAGACAAGCAACGAATAGTAACTTTGGAACAACTAATTGATATTTCTAATGAGAATTCTATTGGTTATCCGGTGTCTAAAGATTTTGATTTTTCGGAAATCATGCCATTTTTAAAATACCCAATTAACAATGTAGGCGATCCGTTTGAAAATTCTATTAATAAAGTTAAAACGCACGAGCTCGAGCGAGAAGTAGTTGGTTTTTTTGCTAAGCTATTTAGAGCTGACCCAAATGATTATTGGGGTTATGTTACCAATGGTGGTTCCGAAAGTAATTTGTATGGCTTGTATTTAGCCAGAGAGTTATATCCAAAAGGCATGGTGTATTATTCAGAATCGACGCATTATAGTATTCGTAAGAACATCCATTTGTTAAACATTCCAAGTATTGTGATTCGTTCGCAAGAAAATGGAGAAATTGATTATGCCGATTTAGAAAACACCTTGCGCATCAATCGCGATAAGCCAGCTATTGTGTTAGCTAATTACGGTACCACGATGAAAGAAGCCAAGGATGATGTATCTAGAATAAAATCTATTCTAAAAAGCTTAGCTATTCAAGATACTTACATTCATTGTGATGCTGCACTTGCAGGAAGTTATGGTGCTTTTGTAGAACCTAGAGTCCCTTTTGACTTTAAAGATGGTGCCGACAGTGTGGCGATTAGTGGTCACAAGTTTATTGGTTCTCCAATACCTTCTGGGGTTATTATTACCAAAAAATCCAATCGCGATAGAATTGCTAAAGGTGTTTCTTATATCGGTTCCTTTGACACTACGATTACCGGTTCAAGAAACGGTCATAGTCCCTTATTTTTGTGGTATGCGTTAAAAAGAATGGGAGTAGAAGGTTTGAGACAACGATTCCAAAACAGTCTTGAAGTAGCAGCTTATTGCGAAAAAAGATTGAATGAAATTGGGATTCCAGCTTGGAGAAATCCGAGTGCGATTACAATTGTGTTTCCCAAAGTACACGATTCCATCATTTCCAAATGGCAGTTGGCCACTCAAGAAACTATTTCTCATATCATTTGTATGCCCAATGTGACCAAAGAACAAATTGACAATTTGATTTTAGATATTCAAAACTGCGAAGAAGTCGTTGAAAACGAATACGAATTCAGTTTTTAA
- a CDS encoding Lrp/AsnC family transcriptional regulator has protein sequence MDAIDKRILMVLQEDAKANIKMIAEKSGLSVSPTFARIKKLEQLGYIKKYVALLDEVKIGKSIQVFCQVTLSIHSKEVIDNFKKKIAKLSDVMGCYHVSGNYDFLLKIAVKDMNEYQRFAVEKLSVIEGISNVQSTFVLEEIKNEVAHKLQ, from the coding sequence ATGGATGCCATTGACAAGCGAATTTTAATGGTCTTGCAGGAAGATGCTAAAGCCAACATCAAAATGATTGCTGAAAAATCAGGTTTATCAGTCTCTCCGACATTTGCAAGAATTAAGAAATTGGAACAATTGGGCTATATCAAAAAATATGTAGCATTATTAGATGAAGTAAAAATTGGTAAATCCATTCAGGTATTTTGCCAAGTAACCTTATCGATTCATTCCAAGGAAGTAATTGATAATTTCAAAAAGAAAATCGCAAAATTATCTGATGTGATGGGGTGTTATCATGTTTCGGGCAACTATGATTTTTTATTAAAAATTGCAGTCAAAGACATGAATGAATACCAACGATTTGCAGTAGAAAAATTGTCTGTCATTGAGGGAATATCCAATGTTCAAAGCACTTTTGTTTTAGAAGAAATTAAAAACGAAGTAGCGCATAAACTACAATAA
- a CDS encoding DUF3467 domain-containing protein, whose translation MTEQQDQINIELDEQTAEGIYSNLAIINHSSSEFVLDFVSIMPGIPKAKVKSRIVLTPQHAKRLLKAIGENIHRFEVAHGEIKDTEQAPIPLNFGPAGQA comes from the coding sequence ATGACAGAGCAACAAGACCAAATTAACATTGAGTTGGATGAGCAAACAGCCGAAGGAATTTATTCTAATTTGGCGATTATCAATCATTCTTCTTCTGAATTTGTTTTAGATTTTGTAAGCATTATGCCAGGCATTCCTAAAGCAAAAGTAAAGTCAAGAATTGTTTTGACCCCTCAGCATGCTAAAAGATTGTTGAAAGCCATTGGAGAAAATATTCACCGATTTGAAGTCGCTCATGGCGAAATCAAAGACACTGAACAAGCTCCGATTCCATTGAATTTTGGTCCTGCGGGACAAGCTTAA